In the genome of Mytilus edulis chromosome 3, xbMytEdul2.2, whole genome shotgun sequence, one region contains:
- the LOC139515077 gene encoding ankyrin repeat domain-containing protein 29-like — protein sequence MKTCENGHKTVVSLLLDKGADFDKFDRNGQSSVMKACEHGHTEIVRILIEKGADFNKLDRSGQSPIMKTCEHGHEQAKGTDFKKCDRSGQSPVMKACENGYPDIVWMLIDKGANCNEFNDNGSSPLTTACEMGHTQIVNLLLDKGADLNKCDFDVISPVMIACQLGSTGIDYC from the exons ATGAAAACTTGTGAAAATGGTCATAAAACAGTGGTAAGTTTGTTGTTAGACAAAGGAGcagattttgataaatttgatagAAATGGTCAGTCATCCGTTATGAAAGCTTGTGAACATGGACATACAGAAATTGTTAGAATACTAATAGAAAAAGGAGCAGACTTTAATAAATTGGACAGATCGGGACAATCACCTATCATGAAGACTTGTGAGCATGGTCATGAACAAGCT AAAGGAACAGACTTTAAAAAATGTGATAGATCAGGTCAGTCACCTGTTATGAAGGCGTGTGAAAATGGTTATCCAGATATAGTATGGATGTTGATAGATAAAGGAGCGAACTGTAATGAATTTAATGATAATGGAAGCTCACCTTTAACGACAGCTTGTGAAATGGGACATACACAAATAGTAAATTTGCTGCTAGACAAAGGTGCAGACTTAAATAAATGTGATTTTGATGTAATATCACCAGTAATGATAGCTTGTCAACTTGGTTCTACAGGAATAGACTATTGTTAG